The following nucleotide sequence is from Rubrobacter radiotolerans DSM 5868.
CGAGCGAGAGGTCCTGGAAGCGGATGGCCCCCGGCAGATGGCCTCGCCTGTAGGACTCCTCGCCGAGGACCTCTAGAAGCACGAAGTCCTCCCCGGCGTCCATCTTTCTCTTAAGCGCCTCGCGCGAGATGGTGTTTATCTGCTCCACGGGCGGTGCTCCTTTCAGGTCGGTAGTCCGGCAGGGAGCTTACTTTACCTTTCCCCGGCCGTCGCTTACACGCGCTTGAGCAGGACGACGGGGATGGTCCGGTCGGTCTTTCGCTGGTAGTCGGCGTAGGATGGATACATCGCGACGAGCCGCTGCCAGAGCTCGTGCCTACTTCTGCCTTCCACAAGCCTCGCCACAACCGGGAAGCGCTCTCCGGCCGCGATCACCTCCGCCCGGCCCTGCGCCATGAGGTTCAGGTACCACGCCGGATGCCCCGCGGTCCCGCCGTTCGAGGCGACGACCGCGAGATCCCCCGTCCGGTCCCCGTCCACGTCGAGGTAGAGGAGCGGGGTCTCGCGCAGCGCACCGGTCCTGCGGCCCCGGGTGACGAGCACGAGGACCGGGCTCCCGAGCATCCGGCCGCCGAGACGTCCGTTCGTGCGCTTGAAGAGCGCGACGTGCAGCTTTGCGGCGAACCGCTGGACGTTCCGGATAAGCGGGTTGTACGCCCTTCCGCGAGCCATCCCCGAGGACCCCTATCCCGCCCGCTCGGCGCGCCGGAGGGCGAAGAGCGCCCAGACAAGAAAGAGCGCGACAAGAGCGAAGCCGATAAGGAAGGCCGTCCCGACCCCGGCGGGCTCACCCGCTATAAGGCTCCGGCCCGCCCCCATGATAAAGGTCACGGGGTTTACGGCGGCGATCGCCTGTATCCAGCCCTCAAGCAGATCGAACGGGACGTAGACCGGGGCAAGAAAGAGGGTCATGAAGATGGGGGTCTGTATCAGCGGACCGGCCTGCTGGGTTCTGAAGAGCATCGCCATCCCGGCCCCGAAGAGCGTTGCGGCGACGTTCACGAGCACCGCGAGCCCCGCGAGCCCGAACATATCCACGCCAGTGCCGAGGATCTGCATCCCGGCAAGCACCCCGACGATAAAGACGAGCGAGCCGGTAAAGGTCGTTCTGACAAGCGAGGCGAGCACGTAGCCGAAGACTATTCCCTCGCGTCTCGGGGCGGCGAGCAGAAAGCGCCGCGCGAAGCCGCTCTCAAAGTCCCCGGCGATCGAGAATCCCGTGAAGGCCCCGCCCATCGCCACCGCCTGAAGAAGCGCCCAGACAAACTGAAAGGAGGTGTACCCGGCGGCGAACTCAAAGCCCGGCACATCCCCGACCCGCGAGAGCCCGCCCGCGAAGGCGACAAAGAAGAAGATCGGGAACGCCGCCGGAACGAGGAACGCAACGCTCCCGAAGAACTTGCGGATCTGCCTGCCCGCTACCGCTCCGCCGACGTAAAGGAAAGTCCTTATGCCGCCCACTCTACGCCTCCATCCTGCGCCGCATCGAGCGCGCCGCAACCGCAAGCCCGACCGCGAGAAACGCGAGCGCGAACCCGAACCCGAGCGCGAGCGCGTGCGGGTCCCAGCCCGTAATGACGAGCGAGCGGAGCCCCTCCACGAGGTAGGAGACCGGGTTCACCGTCGCGACCGCCTGAAACCAGCCGCCCCCGAGAAGCGGGCGCGGCAGCGTAACGGAGGAGAAGAAGATCAGGACAAAGAACAGCGGGAAGAAGCTCTGCACCGCCTCCCCCGAGCCGGTACGCAGGGCAAGAATGGTCCCGAGGCACGCAAACCCGAGCGAGGTCAGGACGCCGAGCAGAAAGAGCACCGGCACCCCGAGGATGCCGCTCTTGATGTCCACCCCGATAGCGAGCCCGACCGCAAGAAAGACCGTGTACTGAAGGACCGTCAGCGCGACGACTCCGGAGAGAAGCCCCGCAAGAAGCGCGACGGGCCTCAGAGGTGTCAGCGTCAGGCGGTTCAGAAAGCCGTTCTCGATGTCGCGGGCGAACTCGGTCCCGGCGAGCGAGGCCCCGAAGATGGCGCTCTGCACGAGGGGGAACGCGAACGCGAAGTCCAGGTACGTCTCCGTCGGGAAGCCCGGAAGCTCGGTCGCGCTCGTCAGCCCTCCGGCGTTCACCGCGAGGAGCACCATCGGGAAGATCAGGGCCGGAAGCACCATCCCGGGCTGCCGGAGCGTCCTTATGACCGCCCGCCGCGCAAGAACGGAGACCTGCGTGAGTAGCGCCCGGCTCACGGGCGCTCCCCCTCGTCCCCTTCCTCGCCGTCTCCGCCCGAGCCTTCGAGCGAACGACCGGTCTTTGCAAGAAAGACGTCGTCCAGGGTCGGGGCGTTGAGCTGGAGGTTGGCGACCTCGATGCCCTCCGCGTCAAGAGCGCGCACCACGTCCGCGAGGTCGCCCCGGTCGAGCCTCACGGCCGAGGCCCCCGAGGAGGCCGGGACAAGGTCCCCGAAGCGCGAGAGCGTCCCTTCGACGCGCCCGAGCTCACCGCGCTCGACGGGCGTGGCCTCGACGGAGGGGCGGCCGATCTCGGCCTTAAGACGCTCGGGGGTGTCCTCGGCGACGATCCTCCCCCCGTCGATAATGCCGACCCGGTCGGCGAGCATGTCCGCCTCCTCCAGGTACTGGGTCGTCAGAAAGACCGTTACCCCGTCCTCGCGCGCGAGCCGGGCGACCTCGTCCCAGAGCGCGCTGCGGCTCTGCGGGTCGAGGCCGGTCGTCGGCTCGTCGAGAAAGAGGATCTTCGGGTTGTGTATAAGGGCGAGCGCCAGGTCGAGCCTGCGCTTCATCCCGCCGGAGTATCCCTTCACCTTCCGGTCGGCGGCGTGCTCCAGGCCGACCCGCTCAAGAAGCTCGTCGCTCCGCTTCAGGCGCTCCTTGCGCGGCAAGCCGTGCAGCGCGGCCTGAAGCTTCATGTGCTCCCGGCCGGTCAGAAACGGGTCGAGCGCCGCCTCCTGAAGCGCGGCCCCGATCGCCGCCCGAACGAGGTTGCTCTCCCGGACGATGTCGTATCCTCCGACGCGCGCCGTCCCGGCCGTCGGCGGAAGGAGCGTCGTGAGCATCAGGACGGTCGTTGACTTCCCCGCCCCGTTCGGCCCGAGAAAGCCGTAGACCTCCCCCTCCGAGACGGCGAGGTCTATGCCGTCCACCGCCCGCGGGCCCTTCCGGAACTCCCGCACGAGCCCTTCGACCTCTATCGCCTTTCTCGAACTGTCCATGAGACCTCTCTTGCAGACCCGCGCTTCTCTTTTACCGCTCCGTCACACAAAGACCTTCTAAAAACCCTGTGATTCTACGCCCCGACGCGCCCGAGCGAGTGCGAGCCGACACGCCGGGACCCGCTTTTTCGTTTCTGCCCTTTCTTCCAGGGTGGTTGCCGGGCGACCTCCTACCGCTCAAAGCCGGGCTTTACAGCCGGAGGCCGGGAGCCTAAATTTGTCCCGACCGTCCCGGATAGCGCGAGAAGATCTCCCGACGAAAGGTTCCGCCTTGACCTTCCACACCGCAGACCTCTCCGACGGGTTCCCGGACAAGACCCGCGTCCCGGAGCCGCTCTTCACGAACTACGGGGGTAGGGTCCGCCTCTCGGGTCCAGTCGCGACCGTAAGGGTCCGCGACGACAACGTGCTCGTGCGCGAGGCCCTTGAAACGGTCCCCGAAGGCACGGTCGTTGTCGTGGACGGCGGGGGGTCCAAGCGGTGCGCGCTCGTCGGGGGGAACCTCGCAAAGACAGCGGCCGAGCGCGGCCTCGGCGGCATCGTGGTCAACGGCTGCGTCCGGGACGCACACGAGCTCGCCGCCCTCGACCTCGGCGTCCTCGCCCTCGCAACCCACCCCAAAAAGAGCGCCAAGAACGGGACCGGCGAGCGCGACGTCCCCGTCCTGCTCGGGGGAGTGGAGATCGCGCCCGGCGAGTACCTCTACGCCGACGCCGACGGCCTGCTCGTCTCGCCAGAGAGGCTGCTCTAGCGGACGGAGTCCGGGAGCTCGACCCGGTCCCCGACCCGGACGCCGTTCTCCCGGAAGAAGCCCTCGTTGACCTCTAGGGCGTACTGCGCGGGCTCGGCGGAGGCGTAGTTCGGGGGCTCGTCGTCGAGGGGCTCCATGTCCTGGAGGTCGACGATCCGGCCTTCGGAGTCGATGTAGGCGATGGAGAGCGGGATCAGGGTATTTCGCATCCAGAACGAGAGCTCGCGCTCGGAGGGGTAGACAAAGAGCATCCCGCACCGCTCTCCGAGCGACTCGCGGAACATGAGCCCCTGCGCCCGCGTGGCGTCCGTATCGGCGATCTCGGCTCGAAGCTCGACCGGGCCGTCCGAGGTCCGGACCGTGACGGGCTCGACCGGCAGGGGCTCCCGGGAGACCCCCTCCGGGGTCTGCTCCGAGAACCGGGGCCTCTCGCACGCACCGGCGGCCCGCTCGCCGCCGGTCGCCTCGGTCAGATCCGGCTCGGCGGGGACCGTCCCCCCGCAACCGGCAAGCACAAGGAGCGCGAACAGAAGCGCCGCGAGCGTCTGTTCGCGCGGACCCCTCACCGCGACCCTCCGGCCCCGGGGAGCGTGAACTCCAGCCGCACGTCGCGTCCCCGGTCGGTCCAGCGCGTAACCTCGACGCGGCCGACCTCGGCGAGGTCCCGCACGTAGAGCCCGCCCCCCTCGACCGGCGGAAGGTCCCGGACCTTGAGCCTTCCGCCGACAACCTCCGTCCGGCCCCCGGAGAGGACGGTCTCGTTGACCGCGCTTTCGAGCTTCTTGGCGATCTCCCGCGCCGCTGCCCCGCCGCTCTCCCTTCCCCTCCCGCTCTTCACGAGGTCTATCCGGGCCTTCCCGGAGCGGATGCGCCCGCCGCCGGACCTCAGGCCGAAGTCGCGCCGGGCGACGGCGGAGAAGAGGGCGAGCGCCGTAGCGTAGCGGAGGTTCCGGTGGCGGCGCGCCCAGTCGAGCTCCCCCCGCACCTCGCGGACGGTTTCGGGCATCGGCCGGTCGAGGACATGGACTATCCACTCCTTCTGCGAAAGGTCGTCGCCCTCGAAGCCGTCGTAGTCGTCGGTTCCGGAGCGCCGGACCTCTATGACCTTTGTCCGGATCGGCCCCACCCCGAGATAGCCCTTGTCGGAGGGCATACCGCCCCCGCCGGGGTAGAAGGCCGTCCGGTCGAGCACGACCTCCCGACCGGAGAGCCGGATGACGCGTGCAGCGAACTCCCGGCTGTAGGGGTCCCTCAGGTAGAGCTCCTCGGTTCCGGCGTCGCTCGGCACGGCGGCGCTAGAGAGCGAGGTCCGCGTCCGGGTCGCGGTCGCGGAAGGTCGCGACCTTCTCGTAGCCGACGCGCCGGACAAGCTCGACGCTCGTCTTGTAGCCCGCTCCCACCTCGTGAGCGGCGTGGGCGTCGCTTGAGAGGACTATCGGGACGTCGCGCTCGCGGAACATCGCGAGGAACCGCTCCGAGGGGTAGACCTCCCCGACGGGCTTGCGAAGACCCGCGGAGTTCACGTCCACGGCGACCCCGGCCTCGGCGATCGCATCGGCGGTCTTCTCGAGCATCGGCGTGATGTCCTCTTCGGGGGCGTGGCGAAAGATCTTTATAAGGTCCGGATGGCCTATAACCTCGAAGAGCCCGCTCCTTGCGGCCTCGCGGACGTTCTCGAAGTACGCCTCGTAGAGGTCGTAGGTCTCGTACTCGGCGTAGATGGACTGGTCGGTTGCGCGGTCGATCTCCCGCCGGTCGACGCGGTGGACGCTCCCGATAACGTAGTCGTAGGGCAAGGCGCCGGAGACGTTGAACATCTCGTCCTCGTTTCCGGGGATGTAGTCTATCTCTATACCGAGCCTGAGCGCGACGTCCTCAGACCTCTCCCGGGCCTCCATGAAGGCGGCGAGGTCGATCTTGTCGAGGTAGCGGTCGTGCTCGGTTATCCCGAGCTGCTTTATCCCGCGCTTCTTTGCGACCTCGCAGTACGCAAGAATGTTCTCGACCGTCATCGGCCGGTCGTCGTGGGCGATAACGTGCAGGTGGTAGTCGATCAAAGGTCTCCGTCGCCTCTCTAGCCTCGTCGTCGGAGCCTTACTTTACCCTATCCGGAAGGCCGCTCGCGGGTCTTCGCCGCCCGGACGCCATACATGAGCGGCAGGCTCGGCATCCCCTCCGGCGGGTACATCCGCCGCCCCTCCCCCTCGCGCATCCTGAGGAAGTGCCGCTCTCCGTTTGCATAAGGATATTCTTCGAGCCGCTCGACGGTGAACCCGGCCTCTGCGAGCGCGCTCACGACCTCCCCGAGCCCCCAGCGGTAGAGGGTGCAAGACTCGGGGTTGCTGAACTCCCGGACCCCTTCGGCGAACCCGCTCGCCACGAGCCCCCCGCCCGACTCCCCGACGTAGTCCCCGACCCCCTCCGGGAGGTCGAGCGGCTCTCCGCCGGCGTAGTAGCTCTCCGCGACCCGCCACTCCCGGTCAAAGACCATCGAGACCGGGTGGAAGTCCACGAGCGCGAGCGCCCCGCCCTCCGCAAGGACGTCCCGGACCCCGCGCGCCCACAGCCCGAGGTCGTAGAGCCAGCACACCACCCCGTAGCTCGCGAGCGCGAGGTCGAAGCGCCGTCCCGCGACCGCCGCCTCCCGAAGCCAGGCGTAGACCTCCCCCCGCTCGAAGCGCGCCTCGATGCCGCTGCTCTCCGAAAGCTCCCGAGCCCGCTCGACGGCCCGGTCGGAGAGGTCCACGCCGGTAGCCTCGGCCCCGAGCGCGGCGAGGCTGAGTGTGTCGCCGCCGGTGTTGCACATCAGGTGAACGAGCCGCTTCCCGTGCACCTCCCCGAGAAGCCCGAGCTCCTCCGGAAAGAGCGTCGAGCCGCCGGCCGCGAGATACGCCGCGAGGTTCGGGCGGTGGCTCTCGTGCGCCCCGACGGCCGCGTTCCACGAGCGGCGGTTGCGCTCCGTCGGTTCCGGCAGCGCCCCCCCGGAGAACCCCCCGGCCGCCCCTGCAAGAGCCCGCTCGAAGGCGGCGACGGTCTCGCTCCAGCGCGGGAGATCCGCCGCGCGCCGGAGCGCGGCCTCCGACATTCTCTTGCGCAGCGCTCCGTCGCAAAGAAGGGTCGAGATCCCGGCCGCGATCGTCTCCGGACCGGCGCTCTCCGGCACGAGGAGTGCGGCCTCGTCCCCGAGAAGCTCCGGGAGCGGCCCGACCCGGCGGGCAAGGACGGGGAGGCCGCTCGCGAGCGCCTCGGCAAAGACGATGCCGTAGCCCTCGAAGCGCGACGGCAGGACAAAGAGGTCCGCCTCCGCGTAGGCGCGCGCAAGGTCCGCGTCGGTTATGCACCCCGCAACCTCGACGGACCCGTCGGACCCGATCTCCCGCAGGATGCGCCGGGCGTACTCGCCGTCCGCCCTCGTCTCCCCGACGAACCGGAGCCGGGCGTCCCCGGTGTCGGCGATCCTCCAGGCCCGGACAAGGTCGAGAATGCCCTTGCGCGGCGTCCACTGCGCCACGCACAGCGCAAGGGCGGGACCGGATCGGGGCGCCTCCCGCCGCCTCCCGGCCATCTCCAGCCGGTCGAAGCCGGGCGGCACGACGAGCACCCGCTCCGGCGCCACGCCGCGCGCAAGGAGTGCCCGCCGGTTCGCCTCGCTCACGGTAACGACGGGACCGGCCCCGGGTCCGCCTTCGAGCAGCGCATCCTCGTAGGGCCGCTCCCGCGCGGCGTTCTCCGGGGCGGCGAGTCCGGGCAGCTCGTGCACGAGCGCGACGACCGGGACGGTCTCTCGCCAGGCTCCGAGGTGCGGAGCGCACACCACCCGCGCGAGGGCGTCTACCACAACCACATCGAAGCCCCGCGGGTCGAGACGGAAGCCCCCGGCCGCAAGCCGCTGCTCCTCGAAGCCGTCGCCTGCGCCAACGACGGGTTCGACCCGGTGTCCGAGCTCGCGCAAACCGCGGAGGAGGCGCGCGTTGTAGAGGTGACCGCCGGTGAGGCGCGAGGTATCGCCGACGGTTACGAAGGCTACGCGCAAGCTCTAGCCCGGGAGGCGGTCTTCGCGCGCGGCGCAGGCGTTCGGGTTCTCCCAGACGCGGACGGTGAGGCTTGAAAGACCCGACCCCGCAAGGGTCTTTGCGAGCCGCTCCCAGACAAAATCGGCGACGGCCTCGGCGGTCGTGTTCTTTCCCGCAAGCCCCTCGACCTCGTCGAGGTTGCGGTAGTGAAGCTCTGCGGCGAGCCCCTTCACGTTCTCTCCGAGTTTCCCGAGGTCGTAGAGGGTCCCGTCATCTCCGAGGCGCTCGCCGCGGACGGCGACCTCGACCCGGTAGGTGTGTCCGTGCACGCGCGTCGCCGGACCGAAGTCCCCGACGAGCCGGTGCGCCGCCTCGAAGCTCTCCGCGACCAGGACCTCGTACATAACCCCCGCCCCCTCTCTCTGCGCCGTCCTTCTACCGCTCCCTGCTCTGATGGTAGTCGATAACGACCTGCACCGCCTCCCGGCCGAAGGGCTCATCCCCGTCGAGCTTGCCGTAGACCTCCGGGGCCCTGCCGAGCGGGACGCGGTGCGAGACGAGCCGCCCGAGCCCGAGCGTCGGCAGCAGGTCGAGGACCGTCCGCGTCCGGCGTTCCCGGCTCCAGCGCGGAGTCAGCTCGGGCGCGATGGAGCCGACCTGCGAGGACCGGAGCCTCACCCGCCCCCGGTGGAAATTGGAGCCGAGGTCGAGCGAGACCGGCTTTGTCCCGTACCAGGACGCTACGACGACCGTCCCCTCCCGGATCACGCACCCGAGCGCAGCGTCGAGCGCCGTCCCGGAGCCGCTCGCCTCGACAACCGCGTCGACCCCGCGCCCCTCCGTCTCCCGGCTCACGAGGTCGCTTAGTCTCTCCGGAGTGCATACGGCCCCGGCCCCGAGCCTCCGGGCAAGCTCCCGGCGCGCCTTGCGCCCGTCCGAGGCGACGACGCGCGCTCCCGAGCGGGCGAGCAGCGCGGCGACGAGAAGTCCCACGACCCCGAGCCCGGTCACCGCGACGGTCTCCCCGAGCTTCACGGGGGTGTCGTGAACCACGTTCAGCGCGGTCTCCAGGTTCGCGAAAAAGACCCCTTCGAGCGGACCCACGCCCTCCGGGAGCCGCACGACCGAGGCCGCCGGCACGGTCAGCGCGCGCTGGTGCGGGTGGTGCACGAAAACCGCGTCGCCGGCGGCGAGGCCCGCGACCGCCCCGCCGACGTCCCTTACGCGACCGGTGAGGGCGTAGCCGTACTTTACCGGGAAGGCGAAGGAGCCTTCGAGGGTCGGAAGGTCGAGAGGGAGGTTCTTCGGGACCTCCCCCCGGTAGACGAGCAGCTCGGTCCCGGCGCTGATGGCGGAGAACTCAGCCTCGACGCGGACCTCGCCGCTTCCGGGCGGCGGGGCCTCGGCGGGCAGGACCCGCGCCGAGCGCGGTCCGCAGAACCAAAGCGCCTCGGTCCTCACGGCCCCTTCAGACCTCGCGGTCGTCGCAGTAGCGGAGGTCGCCGCAGAGGATGAGGTCCGGGCCGTACCGCTCGAAAGATACGTCCGAGAGAGCGACGGAGCGGTCGAGGTCCCGGATGCCGAGCTCGCCGACGGCCTCGATGCCGCAGCCGAGGATCTTCGGTGCGATGCAGACCGCGAGCCGGTCCGCGAGCCGCCCCTTGAGGAGCGAGGTTATAAGGCAGGCCCCGCCCTCGACCATCACCGTGGCTACCTCCAGTTCCAGGAGCCGCGCGAGCGCCGGCGCCAGGTCGACCCGCCCGTCACCGTCGGCCGGGACCTCGAAGACCCGGACGCCGAGATCCCGCAGCCTCTTCCGCCTCTCTTCGGGCGCGCGGCCGGTCGCGAGCACGACCGTTCCCGCAGCCGCCCCGTCCGCAAAGACCGCCGAGTCCGGCGGGGTCCTCAGGGTGCTGTCCACGATCACGCGCAGCGGGTCGTCCCCGGGGACGTTCCTGACCGTCAGGCGCGGGTTATCCCGGCAGGCCGTCCCCGCCCCGATGAGTACCGCGTCATGGCGGGCACGCATCTCGTGCGCGAAGCGCAGGGAGTCGGGGGAGCTGATCCACTGCGAAGACCCCCCGACGGTCGCGATTCGCCCGTCGAGCGTCTGGGCGTAGCTGACGGTTACGCTGGGTCGCGAGGGGGCCGCCCGGGAGGACCGGCGCGGCTTCGGGCCCTTTGTACGAGGTCCGGCGCTTTCCTTCATAATTGCCGTGAGCGTAGCACGCTCACGCGGGCGGCGTTGTAAGCGGAGCGAACTCCGCGAGTAGATCTGCGGTCGAAAGGAGCCTCGACATGGCGGCGTTCTCTAGGGACAAGATAATCGTCGAGGGCATGACCTTCTTTGGATACCACGGGACGCTTGAGGCGGAGAACGATCTCGGACAGCCGTTCGTTGTCAGCGTAACGATGAACGCTGATCTTCGCCCGGCCGGTGAGTCCGACGACCTCACGAAATCCGTAGACTACAGTAAGGTCCACGACGCCGCAAAGAGGATCGTCGAGGGCGAAAGGGTCGCCCTTATCGAGACCGTCGCCGAGCGGATCGCCTCGGCCGTCCTTGAAGACCACCCGAGCGTGGAGGCGGTTACGGTCCGCGTAAAGAAGCCGCACGTCCGCCTCGGCGGGACCGTCCTCGAAGGCTCGGCGGTCGAGATCCTCCGCGAGAGATAGCCTCGAAGGACGGCGGTTCTCGACCCGGCTCGCCGGGCCGCTTTCGAGGTGTCCGGTGGCGCCCCTTATGGACCGGGACAGGCAGAAGAGTCAGTGAGAAGGGTGCGTATCCCAGCGAAAAACGAACTGGACACCGCAAGTGGCGGACAGGTACGCCGTGAGGGTAGGCGCCGGGGGGCACGTCGCGGCGCGGCGGACCCCGGCGTAGAGCTGCTCACGCGCGT
It contains:
- a CDS encoding rhodanese-like domain-containing protein; translation: MEQINTISREALKRKMDAGEDFVLLEVLGEESYRRGHLPGAIRFQDLSLAEEVIPDRDTEVVAYCSNFT
- a CDS encoding nitroreductase family deazaflavin-dependent oxidoreductase, which produces MARGRAYNPLIRNVQRFAAKLHVALFKRTNGRLGGRMLGSPVLVLVTRGRRTGALRETPLLYLDVDGDRTGDLAVVASNGGTAGHPAWYLNLMAQGRAEVIAAGERFPVVARLVEGRSRHELWQRLVAMYPSYADYQRKTDRTIPVVLLKRV
- a CDS encoding ABC transporter permease, with protein sequence MGGIRTFLYVGGAVAGRQIRKFFGSVAFLVPAAFPIFFFVAFAGGLSRVGDVPGFEFAAGYTSFQFVWALLQAVAMGGAFTGFSIAGDFESGFARRFLLAAPRREGIVFGYVLASLVRTTFTGSLVFIVGVLAGMQILGTGVDMFGLAGLAVLVNVAATLFGAGMAMLFRTQQAGPLIQTPIFMTLFLAPVYVPFDLLEGWIQAIAAVNPVTFIMGAGRSLIAGEPAGVGTAFLIGFALVALFLVWALFALRRAERAG
- a CDS encoding ABC transporter permease is translated as MSRALLTQVSVLARRAVIRTLRQPGMVLPALIFPMVLLAVNAGGLTSATELPGFPTETYLDFAFAFPLVQSAIFGASLAGTEFARDIENGFLNRLTLTPLRPVALLAGLLSGVVALTVLQYTVFLAVGLAIGVDIKSGILGVPVLFLLGVLTSLGFACLGTILALRTGSGEAVQSFFPLFFVLIFFSSVTLPRPLLGGGWFQAVATVNPVSYLVEGLRSLVITGWDPHALALGFGFALAFLAVGLAVAARSMRRRMEA
- a CDS encoding ATP-binding cassette domain-containing protein; this translates as MDSSRKAIEVEGLVREFRKGPRAVDGIDLAVSEGEVYGFLGPNGAGKSTTVLMLTTLLPPTAGTARVGGYDIVRESNLVRAAIGAALQEAALDPFLTGREHMKLQAALHGLPRKERLKRSDELLERVGLEHAADRKVKGYSGGMKRRLDLALALIHNPKILFLDEPTTGLDPQSRSALWDEVARLAREDGVTVFLTTQYLEEADMLADRVGIIDGGRIVAEDTPERLKAEIGRPSVEATPVERGELGRVEGTLSRFGDLVPASSGASAVRLDRGDLADVVRALDAEGIEVANLQLNAPTLDDVFLAKTGRSLEGSGGDGEEGDEGERP
- the rraA gene encoding ribonuclease E activity regulator RraA; its protein translation is MTFHTADLSDGFPDKTRVPEPLFTNYGGRVRLSGPVATVRVRDDNVLVREALETVPEGTVVVVDGGGSKRCALVGGNLAKTAAERGLGGIVVNGCVRDAHELAALDLGVLALATHPKKSAKNGTGERDVPVLLGGVEIAPGEYLYADADGLLVSPERLL
- a CDS encoding DUF192 domain-containing protein, whose translation is MRGPREQTLAALLFALLVLAGCGGTVPAEPDLTEATGGERAAGACERPRFSEQTPEGVSREPLPVEPVTVRTSDGPVELRAEIADTDATRAQGLMFRESLGERCGMLFVYPSERELSFWMRNTLIPLSIAYIDSEGRIVDLQDMEPLDDEPPNYASAEPAQYALEVNEGFFRENGVRVGDRVELPDSVR
- a CDS encoding alanyl-tRNA editing protein, encoding MPSDAGTEELYLRDPYSREFAARVIRLSGREVVLDRTAFYPGGGGMPSDKGYLGVGPIRTKVIEVRRSGTDDYDGFEGDDLSQKEWIVHVLDRPMPETVREVRGELDWARRHRNLRYATALALFSAVARRDFGLRSGGGRIRSGKARIDLVKSGRGRESGGAAAREIAKKLESAVNETVLSGGRTEVVGGRLKVRDLPPVEGGGLYVRDLAEVGRVEVTRWTDRGRDVRLEFTLPGAGGSR
- a CDS encoding histidinol-phosphatase HisJ family protein encodes the protein MIDYHLHVIAHDDRPMTVENILAYCEVAKKRGIKQLGITEHDRYLDKIDLAAFMEARERSEDVALRLGIEIDYIPGNEDEMFNVSGALPYDYVIGSVHRVDRREIDRATDQSIYAEYETYDLYEAYFENVREAARSGLFEVIGHPDLIKIFRHAPEEDITPMLEKTADAIAEAGVAVDVNSAGLRKPVGEVYPSERFLAMFRERDVPIVLSSDAHAAHEVGAGYKTSVELVRRVGYEKVATFRDRDPDADLAL
- a CDS encoding glycosyltransferase, yielding MRVAFVTVGDTSRLTGGHLYNARLLRGLRELGHRVEPVVGAGDGFEEQRLAAGGFRLDPRGFDVVVVDALARVVCAPHLGAWRETVPVVALVHELPGLAAPENAARERPYEDALLEGGPGAGPVVTVSEANRRALLARGVAPERVLVVPPGFDRLEMAGRRREAPRSGPALALCVAQWTPRKGILDLVRAWRIADTGDARLRFVGETRADGEYARRILREIGSDGSVEVAGCITDADLARAYAEADLFVLPSRFEGYGIVFAEALASGLPVLARRVGPLPELLGDEAALLVPESAGPETIAAGISTLLCDGALRKRMSEAALRRAADLPRWSETVAAFERALAGAAGGFSGGALPEPTERNRRSWNAAVGAHESHRPNLAAYLAAGGSTLFPEELGLLGEVHGKRLVHLMCNTGGDTLSLAALGAEATGVDLSDRAVERARELSESSGIEARFERGEVYAWLREAAVAGRRFDLALASYGVVCWLYDLGLWARGVRDVLAEGGALALVDFHPVSMVFDREWRVAESYYAGGEPLDLPEGVGDYVGESGGGLVASGFAEGVREFSNPESCTLYRWGLGEVVSALAEAGFTVERLEEYPYANGERHFLRMREGEGRRMYPPEGMPSLPLMYGVRAAKTRERPSG
- a CDS encoding 6-pyruvoyl trahydropterin synthase family protein; its protein translation is MYEVLVAESFEAAHRLVGDFGPATRVHGHTYRVEVAVRGERLGDDGTLYDLGKLGENVKGLAAELHYRNLDEVEGLAGKNTTAEAVADFVWERLAKTLAGSGLSSLTVRVWENPNACAAREDRLPG
- a CDS encoding zinc-dependent alcohol dehydrogenase; the protein is MRTEALWFCGPRSARVLPAEAPPPGSGEVRVEAEFSAISAGTELLVYRGEVPKNLPLDLPTLEGSFAFPVKYGYALTGRVRDVGGAVAGLAAGDAVFVHHPHQRALTVPAASVVRLPEGVGPLEGVFFANLETALNVVHDTPVKLGETVAVTGLGVVGLLVAALLARSGARVVASDGRKARRELARRLGAGAVCTPERLSDLVSRETEGRGVDAVVEASGSGTALDAALGCVIREGTVVVASWYGTKPVSLDLGSNFHRGRVRLRSSQVGSIAPELTPRWSRERRTRTVLDLLPTLGLGRLVSHRVPLGRAPEVYGKLDGDEPFGREAVQVVIDYHQSRER
- a CDS encoding RibD family protein, which translates into the protein MKESAGPRTKGPKPRRSSRAAPSRPSVTVSYAQTLDGRIATVGGSSQWISSPDSLRFAHEMRARHDAVLIGAGTACRDNPRLTVRNVPGDDPLRVIVDSTLRTPPDSAVFADGAAAGTVVLATGRAPEERRKRLRDLGVRVFEVPADGDGRVDLAPALARLLELEVATVMVEGGACLITSLLKGRLADRLAVCIAPKILGCGIEAVGELGIRDLDRSVALSDVSFERYGPDLILCGDLRYCDDREV
- the folB gene encoding dihydroneopterin aldolase, with protein sequence MAAFSRDKIIVEGMTFFGYHGTLEAENDLGQPFVVSVTMNADLRPAGESDDLTKSVDYSKVHDAAKRIVEGERVALIETVAERIASAVLEDHPSVEAVTVRVKKPHVRLGGTVLEGSAVEILRER